The Deltaproteobacteria bacterium genome includes the window GAGATATACCGGGTTATCGAGAACCCGATACCTGAGGAGGAACTCACCCGCGCCAAGAACTGGCTCATCGGAAACCACGAGATCGATCTCCAGACGAACAGTGCCCGTGCCCTCACGTTTTCCCTCAACGATCTATATGGTCTCGGATACGATTTTTCCTTCCGCTATCCATCCATTATTCGGGATGTGAAGGCCGAGGATGTCCAGCGCGTGGCACGGGAGGTCTTGCGGCCCGCCCATTATGTCCTCGTCATGGTCGGTCCCTGAAAAGTCAGGCGCTCAATGATCGAAAGGGTCGGCCTCGTCCTCAAACCAGGGTCTGAACTTCCCCAAAAGGTGGCTGAGGACGTAAGGACGCGTCTTAAAAGGAGGGGGGTCTCGGTCTTAGAGGGGGATGTGGACGGGACGTGCCAGGCGGTCATCGTCCTGGGAGGGGATGGGACCCTCCTTCGAATCGTGGCAAAGGCATATGCGCACGATCTCCCGATCCTGGGTATCAACCTGGGTTCCCTCGGATTTCTCACCGAAATCCCTCTGAAAGAGATGGATCAGTCCCTCGATTCCCTCGTGGAGGGGAGGTTCACCGTGGATCACCGAATGATGATCGAGGTGGCTGTGAAAAGGCAGGGAACGGAAGAAGTCGTCCTGCCGGCCCTGAACGAGGCAGTGATAGAGAAAGGTCCCTTTGGCAAGATCATCTGCCTTGCCACATGGGTAGGCGGCGCCTTTCTCACCACGTATCGGGGTGATGGACTGATCATATCTACCCCCACAGGTTCCACCGCCTACAATCTTTCTGCCGGTGGCCCCATCCTCCACCCGGCAATTGACGCAGTGGTTCTCACCCCCATCTGTCCGTTCGCCTTGGGTGCCAGACCTCTCATCATTTCTCCGGATATGCCCCTTGTGGTCGAGATCGAAGGGGCAAGCGAGGACATGGGTATAGTGATCGACGGGCAGAGATCCTTTCCCCTTGACGAGGGGGACCGGATCGGGATCAAAAGGGCGGAAAGGCGTTTAGGCCTGATCATCTCGCCCTTTCGGGATTATTTCACGATTCTCAGGGAAAAGCTCGGATGGGCCCGGGGGCCGGGAAGTTGAAAAAGGGGGCGCTTGGCCCCCATCTGCTACACCTGTTCTTCTGATTCCTGTTTCAATTTGGAGATGAGCCGCTCTTTCTCCCTCTCCATTGCTTCCTTTCCCGCTTCGAAGGCCGACTCAAGGATCGCCTTTTTTTCCTCCACGTATTCCTTGCTCTTGTCCAGGAGATCTGCTGCCTTGGTGCGGATCTCGTCCGAGAAGCGGGATGCCTCGGCCCGGGCGGCGTAAGCCCCTTCCCGTATCCTCTCCCGGGTCTCCGGCCCGGATTTCGGGGTGAGAAGGACGGCAAGCCCGGCCCCCACAGCCCCTCCAAGCAGGAAAGAGACGATGACAGCTCCGGATGAAAACTGTCCGTTTTCACAGCTCATGGTGATTTTCCTCCTTTTCGTGAGATGTTTTCCGCGACGAACTCAAGGGATGTCTTCATTCCTGTTGCCATGGATGCAATCTGGATCGCGAG containing:
- a CDS encoding YtxH domain-containing protein, which gives rise to MSCENGQFSSGAVIVSFLLGGAVGAGLAVLLTPKSGPETRERIREGAYAARAEASRFSDEIRTKAADLLDKSKEYVEEKKAILESAFEAGKEAMEREKERLISKLKQESEEQV
- a CDS encoding NAD(+)/NADH kinase, which gives rise to MIERVGLVLKPGSELPQKVAEDVRTRLKRRGVSVLEGDVDGTCQAVIVLGGDGTLLRIVAKAYAHDLPILGINLGSLGFLTEIPLKEMDQSLDSLVEGRFTVDHRMMIEVAVKRQGTEEVVLPALNEAVIEKGPFGKIICLATWVGGAFLTTYRGDGLIISTPTGSTAYNLSAGGPILHPAIDAVVLTPICPFALGARPLIISPDMPLVVEIEGASEDMGIVIDGQRSFPLDEGDRIGIKRAERRLGLIISPFRDYFTILREKLGWARGPGS